Within the Populus trichocarpa isolate Nisqually-1 chromosome 14, P.trichocarpa_v4.1, whole genome shotgun sequence genome, the region ATTAACCTGATGagttcaaaaaaatttgaataaccAGTTAAACCATTATttgatttaagaaattaatatttacaTGTAACGGAATGGTAACGTTACATTAGCAAAGAGGGCACCGTAAAGTATGGCGGGGCCTATTGTGTTGGTTTTAACATACAATAAAGACACAAAAGTTGAAACGCACAAATACTTTAGTGGTAAGCACTGCCGTATAAGTGAAAATCTTAAACCCACAAGGCCGTCGTCTCCTTGCTTCCTGTTTGCATGTGTAGTGAATAGAGAGCTGAAATAGCTACTCAAATATTTTGTCACCTTTCTTGACTCGAGACAGCAAGTCCCATTATTGATTCTTCAGGCAGCAGTCTCATTATTTAAGTCTTCTGATTGGCGCCAAGTAGTGTCATGTAGTGGAACTTGCACTGAAAGTGAATAGAATAAACATCATGTCACAGCATTACACAGCCAGAAAATATGCCAGCCTTCTGCTTGGCCTTTCTTGGTCCAATTCAGACAAATCAATCCCAGATCTTAGGCCTGATAACACACTCCTGATCTACAGGGCTTAGTCATCTGGCAAAAGCCATGGACGGCATTCGATTCTAGACATTAAAATAAGATGCTGACTGTTTCAACGGAGGGGCAAAATCAAGACTGAAGGCAAgagagtaaaaaagaagaagaagaaagcagcCAAGCCCTCTCTCTACGCCTGCAAAATCTGCAAGGATGGAGGAATTAGCAGAGACCCCAGTATCTTAAAGAAAGAAGAGCTTAAAGGCAAATAGCACAGGATTAatgaactttttatatatagctACCAATTAATTAGGTGTTCTTGATAACATCACCAGCCGCAGAAAGGCTGGAATTGATGGAATCATTATTACCACTGATCGTGCAATCTCAAGTTATGATTAAGCCAACAGTCATCATAATTCATACATGCCCCAACACTAGATGTCTACTGACCCACATATATACGTACACACACCAAGCTTTGTTTGAGGCAAAGTTCTAAATCAAACATGACTCGGAGGGTGGGAACTTCCTTTCTAAATTAACTCCCAGTATTTGTTTGTGAGAGCatgtgttaatataattttataaattattttaaataaatataaatagcaataaaagaatagggatcaaatataatagataaaaaatttcaattaaaaaaataataagagaaaaataaataataataataataataataatgaggactaaaaaaggatttaaaacaaaatatatagtaatgaaaagattgatgattaaatttgatatgatcAACAAACAAcatgataagagaaaagtaaataaaaataaaaataaggactaaaaaaggatttaaaacaaaatatatagtaatgaaaagattgatgatcaaatttgatataatcaacaaataacaagacAATTATGAATTTTCTATAAGTtctaaaaagtgttttctgcccaaaataaaaggaaaaaacttttttagaaattaagttaaatttttctttgattgaaaagtgtttttcgtaataaataaacataagaaagtttagaaattaatttctagaaaactactttccatgAAACAAATAGAGTCTAAGTTCATGATATGAtgcccttattttttaattatgtatttttaacgCTCAACATTTTCGTTAATTTATTGTGATCATACGAAGATAATGTTTAGAAACGCGGCTCGTTACGTGtttcaaaaatctaaaattttttatttttcttttatgtttaaaaataattttttttaatgttttttagatcattttaacgtattaatataaaaatattatttaaatatttttataaataaaaaatattttaaaaaacaactgttgAAACACGACCCAAGTAATCCAAAACTTACAGATGGAAAGAGAGTTCTGTACGCGTGTCGGTCCTAGACTCCTAGTAAACGTGGGATATGGGATCATCATCCGATTTGACAACTCatcctctttttaattttcctgtAGATAGCTTAGCTCTTCTTTGTACTGGTTAGTTAATGCAATGTTCTTACCGAACTGTAATGTCCAAACTGTAACTATGGCGTGTGAGCGCTCAAAAAGCAGACTACTTTCTCTCAAAAGCTTACAGGTTTGCATCTTAGACTAAAATAGGATACATTAATCACCCATGAAAAGCAGTTCAGGTTGGGGTGCTGTGGTTCTCATTACAACATGTTATCCAACTCATCCTCTCTTCATTTCCACTTTTGCGAGCTTTACActtaatatagaattaaattaagCTAATCTTTATGGGCGTAGCTTTCACTAGCCATGATTACATCCCCTAAAAGCACCGCAGCCCTTCAGGATTCCTGCAAATTTCTCAAAGCAAAAACCATGTAACAAAAAAGGCTACATCTCACTGCCTTTCACCGAAAAGTGCTGTTGCACACCTCCAAAGCTCTTGACTTTCACCTTGTAAGCACTGATTAAAGTATATATATCATAAGTCTcctcccacaaaaaaaaaaaaaaaaaaaccctcactCTTGACTTTAGATTGAGCCAGCATGGGTTATGCTATAGAACTGTTTAtaaggttaattttttaattaaaatgagtttttataccatatccaggtttttttttttgtgtgtgtgtgtataaaatgGTTTTGAATTTTACCCTAACTTCAACCTCATAATTCCACCTctctttttaaatagaaataaagaaagagagttgTCCCTTGAACAACCTgtcagaagaagaataataactCCTGTTTTGGTTTGTACTAACAAGAGATGGGTTGTTAAAAACAGTTAGATTTTTGAAAGAGAGACACTCACTTGTTAGGTAGTGGGGTTGGTGGTGCAGAACTTTCAGACGGGAATCTAAGACTGAATTGCCAGGTTTCTTTTTCTAACAAGGAGATGGGTGTGGTTACAGTAGGTGAACTGAAGCCAAGTATATCAGGGAAGAGAGCATTTCGTCCAAGCTCAAGTATAAGGCATGCTACTGAATGGTAATCTTTTCTTCCCTAAACTACTTTCTAACCAGCTTTGTCCCATGCTTGTCTTCATGTCACTAGCTATCAACTCCAATTAGCTGTTTAGTGACGCTTGTTTCTATGTACATTTCATAGTTCTAGCATAAAATCTTCCGATGCTTGCTCCGAGTTTTCAGCTGCACAACCTAGCTAGAGTATAATGCTTGAGAGGGTTTTTGTTATTAGAGAGATCACTGGAAGTTCGATATGTAGATTGGGTTCAGAATTCTAAGAATGTGATTTTAGTCTCAGAGGAAGACGTGATTTTTCTTCATCAAGTTCagatttttcttgattaatatggaaataaaaaaattaaggcagGATGCTGGAAACTGTAAAGTGTATTCCCAGAAAAAGAGGTctggaaattttattttttgttttggaaagattcttttaaatttactaACTGTGTTGAGTATTTAGTTTTCCAaccttgttgttttctttttgatgaaaaaaatattctataacTTGAAAACCTTGCACAATTCAGTAGTTGGTCTTCTGTCAGTCCTGCAATTCTTGTAAACTCAGAGTTTTGGATTTTAATCAGTCAAAAACAGAATCTGGTAGATTGATTATAggctgaaatatatatatatatatatatttaaagaagaaaaataactttcttTCTTAGACTTCCCTTACAATCCCCAACAGCATGCCTTTTGTAGGTCCAGTAATTTTATGAGCTTCAATAGCTGATTATGCTCGGCcattaagagaagaaaacagcAGTTTTGACAGATCAAACATATGACCTTGACTTTCCATCTGTTCTGCCTGAATTGAACGACAAAGGCATGAGGCTGCAGATACATTCCCATCCCGCATCTTCAATTTTATGTATTGCAATTAGTTTTTTACCTGTTACCACTCAATGATTCGCCCGTTTATTTTAACCATGGATAAGATCTAAAACATGTACCCATAGGCCGTACAGTGGTTCAATGAGTATGACATAATTGCTTGAGACAAACACAGCTATCTCATAACTCAAAAGCGACCCGTATGCATCCTGTCATATCTATGTAGGCTGGCAAAATTTCGAAATTGTTTCCATTGCACAAGAACAACCAGTTCTGCACTATgcagttcagttttttttacatttaaaacaaaaatataaccgTACTGCCTGCTGCAAATCTGCTTGGGCAGTCCCACTCATCGTTTAATAATTGAGCTCTTGGTTTTCCATCTGGGCCATCTTTGTCGATTCAGACAATGAAGATGGATAATTCAGTCCAGAGATATGAGGTTGTTACTTCATGATTAATCTAGTCCAGAAACACTTACATATAGAGTCCTTAAGCTATTTTGTGTATGGATAGAACTTGAGCACTTACGGTCCAGTGCATCTGTTTGGGatttatggtttaaaaaatgGGAGTTCAGCCCTATGGTAGAAGCTCTTACATGGTCTCTAAATTATTGGCACCGACAAACGTGTAGGAatcatttatttccttttttttggatttttttgtttgttttctatgcaGTCCCGCTTCAATCATTCTACCGTCTTGCAGGCCAATTTCGGATGTTTCTAGTGATCTTACAGTCGAAGTAGGAGCTGCAAACTTTGCACTTCACAAGGTAAGGAAAATCTAGTACGCTCATATGGGCATGCATTTTACAATAGGAATTTAGGATCTAAAACAGCTTCCTGATCTTCTTACCTCTGACACCTTGCCATCATTTGTGGTATTTATTACCGAAAATAATTTCTACTTGTTTAATGTTGTCGTACgttaatgttaaataaatggATTGTCCTATggtgagaagaaaagaaaaaacaaagaggaaacTTTATACTTCACTAGAagcattgattttattattcaaactCTATGCAGTTTCCTCTGGTTTCTCGAAGTGGAAGAATCCGTAAACTGTTGCTAGAAGCGAAAGACTCAAAGATCTCGCGCATAAATATCCCTGCTGTACCTGGTGGACCAGAGGCCTTCGAGCTTGCTGCAAAGTTCTGCTATGGAGTGAATGTTGAGATTACACAATCAAATGTTGCTATGTTATGTTGTGCTGCCCATTTTCTGGAAATGACAGAAGATTTCGCAGAGAAGAACTTGGAAGCCCGAGCTGAAGCATATCTGAAGGAGATGGTGCTTCCAAACATATCAAGTTCAATTTCGGTTATTCACCGTTGTGAAACTCTATTGCCCATTTCGGAAGAGATCAACCTGGTCAGTAGACTTATCAATGCAATTGCAAGCAATGCATGCAAAGAGCAGCTGACCTCTGGCTTGTTAAAGCTTGATCACAACTTCCCTGCAAAAAGTATGCCACATATGGAACCAGAAACACCATCAGACTGGTGGGGAAAATCACTAGCAGTGCTGAGTCTTGATTTCTTCCAAAGAGTATTATCCGCAGTAAAATCAAAGGGTCTAAAACAGGATATGATTAGCAAAATTTTGATAAACTACGCCCATAATTCTCTTCAAGGCCTTGTTGGCAGGGACCCTCAATTGGTTAAGGGAAGTCTCTTGGATTTGGAGTTGCAGAAGAAACAAAGAGTCATTGTTGAAGCAATAGTTAGCTTACTACCAACCCAATCAAGAAAGTGTCCAGTTCCAATGgcttttctttcaagtttattaaaaactGCTATAGCGTCATCAGCAACTACTTCTTGCAGATCTGATTTGGAGAGGAGGATTGGTCTTCAACTAGATCAGGCAATTCTTGAGGACATCCTAATACCAGCAAATTCACATGGAAACAACCACTGCACCATGTACGATACTGATTCGATCTTGAGGATCTTCTCTATCTTTCTAAACTtggatgatgaggatgatgatgaagacAACAACTTACGGGATGAAAGTGAGATGGTTTATGATTTTGACAGCCCTGGTTCTCCTAAACAGAGCTCAATTCTAAAGGTATCAAAGCTACTGGATAATTTTCTTGCAGAAGTTGCTCTAGACTCGAACTTGCTGCCATCAAAGTTTATAGCATTAGCGGAACTACTTCCAGACCATGCTCGTATTGTTGGTGATGGATTGTACAGAGCTGTGGATATCTTCCTCAAGGTTTGTAGCTCTtcctacttttctctctttgtattCACAGAAGCAGTGTTATTTCAACAGTCCACTTCATCTGCATGCCTCTAGATTTTTCATGTATAATATTTGAACACcattttgtgttttgttcaTGATCTACTTACAGGTTCATCCAAACATTAAAGATTCTGAACGCTACAGACTCTGCAAGACCATCGATTGCCAGAAATTATCTCAAGAAGCCTGCAGCCATGCTGCACAAAATGAGAGGTTACCTGTACAGATGGCAGTCCAAGTGCTATACTTTGAACAGATCAGGCTCCGAAATGCAATGAACGGGGGACACAACCAGTTATTCTTTGGTGCATTAAATGGTCAATTCCCTCAACGTTCAGGCAGTGGTGCAGGAAGTGGAGCCATCTCTCCAAGAGATAATTATGCATCGGTTAGAAGAGAGAACCGAGAGCTGAAGCTTGAAGTAGCAAGAATGAGAATGAGGCTGACTGATCTCGAGAAGGACCATGTGTCCATGAAACAGGAGCTGGTAAGGACTCACCCTGCAAACAAGTTGTTCAAATCATTCACCAAAAAATTAAGCAAGCTTAACACCCTATTTCGAATCAATGGTCTTAAGCCCCTAGGGGGCAAGGCTAATTCAGAAACAAGGTTCTTATTCCAGAAGAGAAGGCGTCACTCGGTTTCATGACTGTAAATGTGTGGgaaaaatttcaagttaaaaaaaagtgtatagTAAATATATTGTGATTTTGGAGTGTTGATACTGAGTTGCCAGGTTTGTTCGAGAATATTGCTGCCTTAAGTTTTTGTTTGATGGGCCGTTGAAGGCAGCAGGAGCTCAATCAAACTTGTTCTGTAAAAGGCCATGATGTCTGGAAAATATGTAATGCATGGGGTTTTTAGGACACGCATTTCAATTTTCAAGCAACTCCTGATATCATCTACTCTGTCTTCTGCACGaacatgacaaaaataaattggtgGGACTCTTCTTTAGTCTGTGTTTGGCACATGGGATGTTTGCggatttacaaaaataaattaaattttcatttataaattatagtttttttttattttttatttttatcaaagttcTTAGAGATAGTTTTTAGTGgcattcatataaatatataacgtgtattaatcaattaaatacttttaaatatataattgagaCAAAATGTATTCCACATCTAATTTGAGTGCtgtgtgatgatgatgaaaatatgaataaaaaagggGTTAAAATTTACCCTCAAAGGAACCAAAAGTGGGGTTAAATTATACCCTCATCCTTGGAGGATATAATTTAACcccttaatttcttaaaatttcttttcattttctttctttttttgtctccaAATACAccccaaaataatttttttcatctctttttcttcaattattattaatagtttaatagtttttctttctttctatttacaaatcaccctttaattttttatatattaaatatttttttaaaattaatttttatattttaaaaaatggttgttgtaataattatttccgtaatgattgatttttatttttttactttatatccAAAATGCCATCGTAAAACTATGCTCCAAAGTAGCAATAAACAgcaaaatgtataaaataagaAACTGCATGCGCAATCATTCGGTCACAAAAATGATCACGATGTGATCCTCGATTGCAATCAATTCCTTTTAAGTTATGCCTCTCTTGATAATacatttatagaaaataaaaaatccaaaaaaagaaaaagtaggCCGTATAGACCTAATAGACAGAACGAA harbors:
- the LOC7457961 gene encoding BTB/POZ domain-containing protein At1g03010 isoform X1 → MGVVTVGELKPSISGKRAFRPSSSIRHATECPASIILPSCRPISDVSSDLTVEVGAANFALHKFPLVSRSGRIRKLLLEAKDSKISRINIPAVPGGPEAFELAAKFCYGVNVEITQSNVAMLCCAAHFLEMTEDFAEKNLEARAEAYLKEMVLPNISSSISVIHRCETLLPISEEINLVSRLINAIASNACKEQLTSGLLKLDHNFPAKSMPHMEPETPSDWWGKSLAVLSLDFFQRVLSAVKSKGLKQDMISKILINYAHNSLQGLVGRDPQLVKGSLLDLELQKKQRVIVEAIVSLLPTQSRKCPVPMAFLSSLLKTAIASSATTSCRSDLERRIGLQLDQAILEDILIPANSHGNNHCTMYDTDSILRIFSIFLNLDDEDDDEDNNLRDESEMVYDFDSPGSPKQSSILKVSKLLDNFLAEVALDSNLLPSKFIALAELLPDHARIVGDGLYRAVDIFLKVHPNIKDSERYRLCKTIDCQKLSQEACSHAAQNERLPVQMAVQVLYFEQIRLRNAMNGGHNQLFFGALNGQFPQRSGSGAGSGAISPRDNYASVRRENRELKLEVARMRMRLTDLEKDHVSMKQELVRTHPANKLFKSFTKKLSKLNTLFRINGLKPLGGKANSETRFLFQKRRRHSVS
- the LOC7457961 gene encoding BTB/POZ domain-containing protein At1g03010 isoform X2 gives rise to the protein MGVVTVGELKPSISGKRAFRPSSSIRHATEWPISDVSSDLTVEVGAANFALHKFPLVSRSGRIRKLLLEAKDSKISRINIPAVPGGPEAFELAAKFCYGVNVEITQSNVAMLCCAAHFLEMTEDFAEKNLEARAEAYLKEMVLPNISSSISVIHRCETLLPISEEINLVSRLINAIASNACKEQLTSGLLKLDHNFPAKSMPHMEPETPSDWWGKSLAVLSLDFFQRVLSAVKSKGLKQDMISKILINYAHNSLQGLVGRDPQLVKGSLLDLELQKKQRVIVEAIVSLLPTQSRKCPVPMAFLSSLLKTAIASSATTSCRSDLERRIGLQLDQAILEDILIPANSHGNNHCTMYDTDSILRIFSIFLNLDDEDDDEDNNLRDESEMVYDFDSPGSPKQSSILKVSKLLDNFLAEVALDSNLLPSKFIALAELLPDHARIVGDGLYRAVDIFLKVHPNIKDSERYRLCKTIDCQKLSQEACSHAAQNERLPVQMAVQVLYFEQIRLRNAMNGGHNQLFFGALNGQFPQRSGSGAGSGAISPRDNYASVRRENRELKLEVARMRMRLTDLEKDHVSMKQELVRTHPANKLFKSFTKKLSKLNTLFRINGLKPLGGKANSETRFLFQKRRRHSVS
- the LOC7457961 gene encoding BTB/POZ domain-containing protein At1g03010 isoform X3 yields the protein MGVQPYGRSSYMVSKLLAPTNVPISDVSSDLTVEVGAANFALHKFPLVSRSGRIRKLLLEAKDSKISRINIPAVPGGPEAFELAAKFCYGVNVEITQSNVAMLCCAAHFLEMTEDFAEKNLEARAEAYLKEMVLPNISSSISVIHRCETLLPISEEINLVSRLINAIASNACKEQLTSGLLKLDHNFPAKSMPHMEPETPSDWWGKSLAVLSLDFFQRVLSAVKSKGLKQDMISKILINYAHNSLQGLVGRDPQLVKGSLLDLELQKKQRVIVEAIVSLLPTQSRKCPVPMAFLSSLLKTAIASSATTSCRSDLERRIGLQLDQAILEDILIPANSHGNNHCTMYDTDSILRIFSIFLNLDDEDDDEDNNLRDESEMVYDFDSPGSPKQSSILKVSKLLDNFLAEVALDSNLLPSKFIALAELLPDHARIVGDGLYRAVDIFLKVHPNIKDSERYRLCKTIDCQKLSQEACSHAAQNERLPVQMAVQVLYFEQIRLRNAMNGGHNQLFFGALNGQFPQRSGSGAGSGAISPRDNYASVRRENRELKLEVARMRMRLTDLEKDHVSMKQELVRTHPANKLFKSFTKKLSKLNTLFRINGLKPLGGKANSETRFLFQKRRRHSVS